The following proteins come from a genomic window of Fontisubflavum oceani:
- a CDS encoding ASKHA domain-containing protein translates to MTQDPLIIFTPSGKRGRFPVGTPILTAARQLGVDLDSVCGGRGICSKCQVAPSFGDFPKHGVTVSETALSEWNAVEERYDRVRGLKEGRRLGCQATLQGDAVIDVPPESQVHRQVVRKAASARPITMDPATRLVLIEVQEPDMHEPSGDLERVQDALREQWQIENVTAGLPVLRKLQPALRKGEWKVSVALHTPANSDKTMILDVWPSLHEGGLYGLAIDLGSTTIAAHLCDLVTGEVRTSSGLMNPQIRFGEDLMSRVSYVMMNPGGDVEMTNAVREAINTLASEIATDAEIDANLIMETVIVCNPVMHHLFLGIDPVELGQAPFALATSGSLTLPARDLDLTALNAEAQVYLLPCIAGHVGADAAAVALSEAPNQSEDLVLVVDVGTNAEILLGNKEKVLACSSPTGPAFEGAQISSGQRAAPGAIERIEIDPDTKEPRFRIIGSDLWSDDPGFAEATAVTGVTGICGSGIIEAVAEMRMAGLLDPSGLIGSAEQTGTARAEPEGRTNAYLIHDGSADGGPRITVTQGDVRAIQLAKSALYAGARLLMDQLEVDRVDRVVLAGAFGAHISPKHAMVLGMIPDAPLDKVTSAGNAAGHGARIALCNRTARQKIEQTVGEIHKIETAVEPKFQEHFVNANAIPHATDPFPDLAKVAPLPDVHFGASGAQSGSNGGGRRRRRRA, encoded by the coding sequence ATGACCCAGGACCCTCTCATTATTTTCACGCCTTCGGGCAAACGCGGTCGTTTTCCGGTCGGCACGCCGATTCTGACCGCCGCGCGGCAATTGGGCGTCGACCTGGACTCGGTCTGCGGTGGGCGCGGCATCTGTTCGAAATGCCAAGTGGCCCCCTCCTTCGGCGATTTCCCGAAACATGGCGTCACGGTCAGCGAGACCGCCCTGTCGGAATGGAACGCGGTCGAGGAACGGTATGACCGCGTGCGCGGGTTGAAAGAAGGCCGCCGCCTCGGATGCCAAGCGACCCTTCAAGGCGACGCGGTGATCGACGTGCCGCCGGAAAGCCAGGTGCACCGGCAAGTGGTCCGCAAAGCGGCCTCCGCCCGACCGATCACGATGGATCCGGCCACGCGATTGGTGCTGATCGAGGTGCAAGAGCCGGATATGCATGAGCCATCCGGCGATCTGGAACGTGTGCAAGACGCGCTGAGAGAGCAGTGGCAGATTGAGAATGTCACTGCGGGCTTGCCCGTCTTGCGCAAGTTGCAGCCGGCCCTGCGCAAAGGCGAATGGAAGGTGAGCGTCGCCCTCCATACCCCTGCAAATTCTGACAAAACCATGATCTTGGATGTCTGGCCCAGCTTGCATGAGGGCGGGCTCTATGGCCTCGCGATTGATCTGGGCTCGACGACCATCGCGGCGCATTTGTGTGACTTGGTGACCGGCGAAGTGCGGACCTCCTCTGGCCTGATGAACCCGCAGATCCGCTTCGGCGAAGACCTGATGAGCCGGGTGTCCTATGTGATGATGAACCCGGGTGGCGACGTCGAGATGACCAATGCGGTCCGTGAGGCGATCAACACATTGGCCAGCGAAATCGCCACCGATGCGGAGATTGACGCCAACCTGATCATGGAAACGGTCATTGTCTGTAACCCGGTCATGCATCACCTGTTTTTGGGCATTGATCCGGTCGAATTGGGCCAGGCCCCCTTCGCGCTGGCGACCTCTGGCAGCCTCACCCTACCCGCCCGCGATCTCGACCTAACCGCGCTCAATGCCGAGGCGCAGGTCTATCTGCTGCCCTGTATCGCGGGCCATGTGGGCGCCGATGCCGCCGCAGTGGCGCTGAGTGAGGCCCCGAACCAGTCCGAGGATTTGGTCTTGGTAGTGGATGTTGGCACAAATGCCGAGATTCTACTCGGCAATAAGGAGAAGGTGCTGGCCTGTTCTTCCCCCACCGGCCCGGCTTTCGAAGGGGCGCAGATTAGTTCTGGCCAACGCGCCGCGCCCGGCGCAATTGAGCGGATCGAGATCGACCCAGACACCAAGGAGCCACGGTTCCGCATCATCGGCAGCGATCTTTGGTCCGACGATCCGGGCTTTGCCGAAGCGACAGCCGTCACCGGCGTGACAGGAATTTGCGGCTCGGGCATCATCGAAGCGGTGGCCGAGATGCGCATGGCGGGCCTCCTGGACCCGTCGGGCCTGATCGGATCGGCCGAACAGACTGGCACGGCCCGCGCCGAGCCCGAAGGCCGCACCAACGCCTATCTAATCCACGACGGAAGCGCCGATGGCGGGCCACGCATCACGGTGACACAAGGCGATGTACGCGCCATCCAACTGGCCAAATCGGCGCTCTATGCCGGTGCCCGGCTATTGATGGATCAGCTTGAGGTGGACCGCGTGGACCGCGTGGTCCTGGCCGGGGCCTTCGGGGCCCATATCAGCCCGAAACACGCCATGGTTCTGGGCATGATCCCGGATGCCCCGCTCGACAAGGTGACCAGCGCGGGCAACGCCGCCGGGCATGGCGCACGGATCGCGCTTTGCAATCGCACGGCGCGGCAGAAGATCGAACAGACCGTGGGCGAGATTCACAAGATCGAAACCGCTGTAGAGCCGAAATTCCAAGAGCATTTTGTCAATGCCAACGCGATCCCACACGCGACCGATCCGTTCCCGGATCTCGCCAAGGTCGCGCCGCTGCCGGATGTGCATTTTGGCGCGTCTGGTGCGCAATCGGGGAGCAATGGCGGCGGGCGGAGGCGACGGCGGCGGGCCTAG
- a CDS encoding methyltetrahydrofolate cobalamin methyltransferase: MTRTVLESKSKTVVIGFDEPFCVIGERINPTGRKILAAQLEAGDFSTVEKDALEQVACGAMVLDVNAGVVYNSNPNPNETEPPLMGKMIELVQGLVDVPLCIDSSVPGALEKGLELAEGRPLLNSVTGEEDRLEAILPLVKKYNVPVVAISNDDTGISEDPDVRFAVAKKIVERAADFGIPAHDIVVDPLVMPVGAMATAGRQVFTLVQKLREELGVNTTCGASNISFGLPNRHGINAAFLPMAIGAGMTSAIMNPVRPVEMEAVNAANFLMNHDANGGKWIGFAKVLEAVKEGTPFPEAAKAAMSAGGGRSGRRGGRRRA; the protein is encoded by the coding sequence ATGACCCGTACCGTCCTTGAGTCCAAATCCAAAACCGTCGTAATCGGCTTTGATGAGCCGTTCTGCGTGATCGGTGAGCGGATCAACCCCACGGGCCGCAAAATCCTGGCCGCGCAGCTTGAGGCAGGGGATTTCTCCACGGTTGAGAAAGACGCGCTGGAACAGGTCGCCTGTGGCGCGATGGTGCTCGATGTCAATGCGGGCGTGGTCTATAATTCCAACCCGAACCCGAATGAGACCGAACCGCCTCTTATGGGTAAGATGATTGAGCTTGTTCAAGGGCTTGTGGACGTTCCTCTATGCATCGACAGCTCGGTGCCCGGCGCGCTAGAGAAAGGCCTGGAACTGGCCGAAGGTCGCCCACTTCTGAACTCTGTCACCGGAGAGGAAGACCGGCTTGAGGCGATCTTGCCCCTGGTCAAGAAATACAACGTGCCCGTGGTCGCGATCTCCAACGACGATACCGGTATCAGCGAAGACCCCGATGTCCGTTTCGCCGTGGCCAAGAAAATCGTCGAGCGCGCCGCCGATTTTGGCATCCCGGCCCATGACATCGTGGTCGACCCGCTGGTCATGCCCGTGGGCGCTATGGCGACGGCCGGGCGGCAGGTCTTCACCTTGGTGCAGAAACTGCGGGAAGAGCTTGGCGTGAACACAACCTGCGGCGCGTCAAATATCTCCTTCGGCCTGCCCAATCGACACGGCATTAACGCGGCCTTCCTGCCCATGGCGATTGGCGCGGGCATGACCAGCGCCATCATGAACCCGGTTCGTCCGGTGGAGATGGAGGCGGTCAACGCCGCCAATTTCCTGATGAACCACGACGCCAATGGCGGCAAATGGATCGGCTTTGCGAAGGTGCTTGAGGCCGTGAAGGAGGGCACCCCCTTCCCCGAAGCCGCAAAGGCCGCGATGTCCGCCGGTGGTGGGCGCAGCGGGCGGCGTGGCGGACGCCGCCGGGCGTGA
- a CDS encoding methylenetetrahydrofolate reductase: protein MALLNFKRPATPDAAKPVNPELETFLKDYSIEVMPRTAEKVEDFRALLPEGTRVYIAHIEGTPIEDMVATAARLAADGYNVMPHFPARIIANEAILSDWIDRYQSEAGVDQALLLAGGPPKPAGEFESSMQLIETGLFDKAGFKRLHVAGHPEGNRDIDPDGGDAMVMEALRWKQAFSERTDAQMAIATQFAFEADPVIAWANRLSAEGIRLPIHIGVAGPAKLQTLIRFAIACGVGPSLDVLQKRAKDVTKLLLPFEPADILTKLAAHKAATPDFNIEAVHFFPLGGIKTNAQWAIDNGGASTRPANT from the coding sequence ATGGCCCTTTTGAATTTCAAACGCCCCGCGACACCGGATGCGGCCAAACCCGTCAATCCGGAACTCGAGACATTCCTCAAGGATTACTCCATCGAGGTGATGCCGCGGACCGCCGAAAAGGTCGAAGATTTCCGCGCGCTGCTGCCGGAAGGCACCCGGGTCTATATCGCCCATATCGAAGGCACGCCGATTGAGGATATGGTCGCAACCGCGGCCCGTCTCGCGGCCGATGGCTACAACGTCATGCCGCATTTCCCGGCCCGGATCATCGCCAATGAAGCCATTTTGTCGGATTGGATTGATCGCTACCAAAGCGAGGCTGGCGTCGATCAGGCGCTGCTTCTGGCCGGTGGCCCACCCAAACCGGCCGGAGAGTTCGAAAGCTCGATGCAACTCATCGAAACCGGGCTTTTCGACAAGGCCGGGTTCAAACGCTTGCATGTGGCGGGCCACCCGGAAGGCAATCGCGACATTGACCCCGATGGCGGCGATGCAATGGTGATGGAGGCGCTCCGCTGGAAGCAAGCCTTCTCGGAACGCACCGACGCCCAGATGGCGATTGCCACGCAATTTGCCTTCGAAGCGGACCCGGTGATCGCCTGGGCCAACCGGCTTTCCGCCGAGGGCATTCGCCTGCCGATCCATATCGGCGTCGCGGGCCCCGCCAAGCTGCAAACACTGATCCGGTTCGCGATTGCCTGCGGCGTAGGCCCCTCACTCGACGTGCTGCAGAAACGCGCCAAAGACGTGACCAAGCTGCTCTTGCCGTTTGAGCCGGCCGATATCCTGACAAAACTCGCCGCCCACAAGGCTGCGACGCCCGATTTCAACATCGAGGCAGTGCATTTCTTCCCCTTGGGGGGCATCAAAACCAACGCCCAATGGGCCATCGATAATGGGGGCGCTTCAACCCGCCCCGCCAACACCTGA
- a CDS encoding Ppx/GppA phosphatase family protein: protein MSRKRPHGAGPFPRPVAPVTPVSTPPVERNPAPKSRPDPADLYAALDLGTNSCRMLIAQPKGNQLHVVDSFSKSVQLGQGLEASGRLSRSSMARAVGALKICQRKLAKHHVRSARLVATEACRRAVNADDFIAVVKRDTGLELEIIEPEEEARLAVVSCAPLVSTRTEQLLVVDIGGGSTELVWIDLSRVPALERPRAIMRLHHGFDHKDSVFPRAKVVDWISVPLGVATLKDMYSDVADDSGRFALMSWYFEEQLAAFSPYDDAADQAREGFQIIGTSGTVTTVAASHLGLRRYDRNKVDGLRMTSDQIDTVIQGYLSLGPDGRRRDPRIGRDRQTLIMSGAAILQALLRAWPTDRLSVADRGLREGLLYAQMSSDGVLEDGPL, encoded by the coding sequence ATGTCGCGCAAGCGTCCTCACGGTGCCGGCCCGTTCCCCAGACCCGTCGCGCCGGTGACCCCGGTTTCGACCCCGCCTGTTGAACGTAACCCCGCACCCAAATCACGCCCGGATCCGGCGGATCTTTATGCTGCGCTGGATTTGGGCACCAACTCGTGTCGCATGTTGATTGCTCAACCCAAGGGCAATCAATTGCATGTGGTGGATTCCTTTTCCAAATCGGTGCAGTTGGGTCAGGGTTTGGAGGCTTCGGGGCGGCTCTCGCGCAGTTCGATGGCGCGCGCGGTTGGGGCGTTGAAAATCTGCCAGCGGAAATTGGCGAAACATCATGTGCGAAGCGCACGGCTTGTGGCGACCGAAGCCTGCCGTCGGGCGGTCAACGCGGATGATTTCATCGCCGTGGTGAAGCGCGACACGGGGCTGGAGTTGGAGATTATTGAGCCGGAGGAGGAGGCGCGCCTCGCGGTTGTCTCTTGCGCGCCTTTGGTGTCGACCCGGACCGAGCAATTGTTGGTGGTCGATATCGGCGGCGGGTCGACGGAGCTGGTCTGGATCGATCTGAGCCGAGTGCCCGCCTTGGAACGGCCACGGGCGATTATGCGGCTGCATCATGGCTTCGATCACAAAGACAGTGTGTTCCCACGCGCCAAGGTGGTGGATTGGATCTCCGTGCCTTTGGGGGTGGCGACGCTGAAAGACATGTATTCGGATGTGGCGGACGATTCCGGGCGCTTTGCGCTGATGAGTTGGTACTTCGAAGAGCAATTGGCGGCGTTTTCGCCCTATGACGATGCGGCGGATCAGGCGCGGGAAGGATTTCAGATCATCGGGACCAGCGGTACGGTGACCACCGTGGCGGCGAGCCATCTGGGTCTTCGGCGCTATGACCGGAATAAGGTGGATGGGTTGCGGATGACCTCGGATCAGATCGATACGGTCATTCAAGGCTATCTGAGCCTGGGCCCCGATGGACGACGGCGCGACCCGCGGATTGGGCGCGACCGGCAAACGCTGATCATGTCGGGGGCGGCGATTTTGCAGGCCCTGTTGCGGGCCTGGCCGACGGACCGGTTGAGCGTGGCGGATCGGGGGCTGCGTGAGGGGTTGCTTTATGCCCAGATGTCGTCAGATGGGGTGTTGGAGGACGGGCCGCTTTGA
- the guaB gene encoding IMP dehydrogenase, whose amino-acid sequence MEIREALTFDDVLLVPGASSVLPSTADTRTYVTASIALNIPLLSSAMDTVTEARMAIAMAQAGGMGVIHRNLDIEQQAREVRRVKRFESGVVYNPITLRPDQTLADAKALQERYRITGFPVVDEDGRVMGIVTNRDMRFARDDATPVRVMMTAEDLAMLEEPADLDEARSLMQARRIEKLLVVSKEGRLTGLLTIKDIEQAVLNPTACKDELGRLRVAAATTVGDAGFERSEALVDAGCDLIVIDTAHGHSEGVGQAVERVKKLSNAVQVVAGNVATGEATRALIGSGADAVKVGIGPGSICTTRIVAGVGVPQLTAIMDCAEAAAATGTPVIADGGIKYSGDFAKAIAAGAHCAMVGSMIAGTDESPGEVILYQGRSFKSYRGMGSLGAMARGSADRYFQKDAASDKLVPEGIEGQVPYKGSAGAVIHQLVGGLRAAMGYTGSATVADMRQGAQFVRITGSGLKESHVHDVQITRESPNYRLG is encoded by the coding sequence ATGGAGATTCGTGAGGCGCTTACCTTTGATGATGTGCTGTTGGTCCCTGGGGCCTCCTCCGTTCTGCCGAGCACGGCGGATACGCGTACATATGTGACCGCCTCAATCGCGCTGAACATTCCGCTTCTCAGTTCAGCGATGGATACCGTGACCGAAGCGCGGATGGCGATTGCCATGGCGCAGGCGGGTGGCATGGGGGTGATCCACCGCAATCTCGATATCGAGCAGCAGGCCCGTGAAGTGCGGCGCGTGAAGCGGTTTGAGAGCGGCGTGGTTTATAATCCAATTACGCTGCGACCGGATCAAACGCTGGCCGATGCGAAAGCCTTGCAGGAGCGGTATCGGATCACTGGCTTCCCCGTGGTCGACGAAGATGGCCGGGTGATGGGCATCGTCACCAATCGCGATATGCGGTTTGCCCGCGATGATGCGACGCCGGTGCGGGTGATGATGACCGCCGAGGATCTGGCGATGCTGGAGGAGCCAGCGGATTTGGACGAAGCGCGGAGCTTGATGCAGGCGCGGCGGATCGAGAAGCTGTTGGTGGTGAGCAAGGAGGGGCGGCTGACCGGGCTTTTGACGATCAAAGACATTGAACAGGCGGTGCTGAACCCGACGGCCTGCAAGGACGAGTTGGGGCGCCTCCGGGTTGCGGCGGCGACGACGGTGGGCGATGCCGGGTTTGAGCGGTCGGAGGCGCTGGTCGATGCGGGTTGCGATCTGATCGTGATCGATACGGCGCATGGGCATTCCGAGGGCGTCGGCCAGGCCGTTGAACGGGTCAAGAAGCTGTCGAACGCGGTGCAGGTTGTGGCGGGCAATGTCGCGACCGGAGAAGCGACGCGGGCTTTGATCGGGTCCGGGGCCGATGCGGTGAAGGTCGGGATTGGACCGGGATCGATCTGCACAACGCGGATCGTGGCTGGGGTCGGCGTGCCACAACTGACCGCGATCATGGATTGTGCCGAGGCGGCAGCAGCGACCGGCACACCTGTGATTGCCGATGGCGGCATCAAGTATTCGGGCGATTTTGCCAAAGCGATCGCGGCGGGGGCGCATTGTGCCATGGTCGGCTCGATGATTGCCGGAACCGATGAGAGCCCCGGAGAAGTCATTCTCTATCAAGGTCGTAGCTTCAAAAGCTATCGTGGTATGGGCTCACTTGGTGCGATGGCCCGGGGCTCTGCAGATCGGTATTTTCAGAAAGATGCGGCCAGTGACAAACTGGTGCCTGAGGGGATTGAGGGGCAAGTGCCCTATAAAGGCAGCGCGGGCGCGGTGATTCATCAGCTTGTTGGCGGGCTCAGAGCGGCGATGGGCTATACCGGCAGCGCGACCGTTGCTGATATGCGCCAAGGTGCGCAATTCGTTCGGATCACCGGATCGGGCCTGAAAGAGAGCCATGTGCATGATGTGCAGATCACTCGTGAAAGCCCAAATTATCGTTTGGGATGA
- a CDS encoding RsmB/NOP family class I SAM-dependent RNA methyltransferase: MTPAARYAAAITVLDRWLDGVPVEKALTGWARGARYAGSKDRAAVRDHVFDVLRMKGRCAWLGGAETGRGLILGLLRSRGEAPAEVFTGDGYAPAALTPEEQTPPADDPEIDLDVPNWLMPALESRFDQNLPRALVEMGKRAPVFLRLNQKKTDASQVIDRLRFSSVEAIQSAGCATALEVRAGARQLRQASAYLDGLVEIQDLSVQRAMGVIDWPLKGRVLDYCAGGGGKALAIAAVSDAEITVHDAHPKRMADIPARATRAGVRLNMRETDALAAEGPFDLVLCDVPCSGSGTWRRDPEAKWCLTPDRLAELCQLQADILEKAAALVRRGGRIVYMTCSLFHDENEAQVSGFLARNPDWRQTVQHFDTPLTASDGFFVSELTELSETP, translated from the coding sequence ATGACACCTGCAGCCCGCTATGCTGCGGCCATTACCGTGTTGGACCGCTGGCTCGACGGGGTGCCGGTTGAGAAGGCGCTGACCGGATGGGCGAGAGGCGCGCGCTATGCCGGGTCGAAAGACCGGGCCGCGGTGCGGGATCATGTCTTTGATGTCCTGCGGATGAAGGGGCGTTGCGCCTGGCTTGGTGGGGCAGAAACGGGTCGGGGCCTGATCCTCGGGCTTCTTCGGTCGCGCGGGGAGGCCCCTGCGGAGGTGTTCACAGGTGATGGATACGCTCCGGCGGCTTTGACGCCAGAAGAACAAACGCCGCCTGCGGACGATCCAGAGATCGATCTCGATGTGCCGAATTGGCTCATGCCTGCGCTGGAATCCCGGTTTGATCAGAACCTCCCGCGCGCGCTTGTTGAAATGGGCAAACGCGCGCCGGTCTTTCTTCGTCTCAATCAGAAGAAAACCGATGCGTCTCAGGTGATTGACCGCCTGCGTTTCAGTAGTGTTGAGGCTATCCAAAGTGCGGGCTGTGCAACTGCCTTAGAAGTGCGCGCGGGCGCCCGGCAACTGCGTCAGGCATCCGCCTATCTTGATGGGCTCGTGGAGATCCAAGACCTCTCTGTGCAGAGGGCGATGGGGGTCATTGATTGGCCCCTGAAAGGACGGGTCTTGGATTATTGCGCCGGGGGCGGCGGCAAGGCTCTGGCCATCGCGGCTGTTTCTGACGCGGAGATTACGGTCCATGATGCCCATCCGAAGCGGATGGCAGATATCCCGGCGCGGGCGACGCGGGCAGGGGTCCGGCTGAACATGCGCGAGACAGACGCTCTCGCAGCTGAGGGGCCGTTCGATTTGGTGCTGTGTGATGTGCCCTGCTCGGGAAGTGGTACATGGCGCCGTGATCCGGAGGCAAAATGGTGCCTGACGCCGGATCGATTGGCGGAGTTGTGCCAGCTCCAGGCCGATATTTTGGAGAAGGCGGCGGCGTTGGTTCGGCGCGGAGGTCGGATCGTCTATATGACCTGCTCGCTGTTTCACGATGAGAATGAAGCGCAGGTCTCTGGCTTCTTGGCGCGCAATCCGGATTGGCGGCAAACGGTCCAGCATTTCGATACCCCGTTGACCGCATCGGATGGTTTTTTCGTCTCGGAGTTGACGGAGCTCTCAGAGACGCCCTAA
- a CDS encoding hybrid sensor histidine kinase/response regulator → MADQAVVPEKLAVPIGAASRQSWLLFGLAIVCAGLAWYVPSQAGSLMLFAASGSIIAVAMLLLLTSHFQEKRDRRALVQAADLIDLDPAPCFCTDEYGAIVAQNLSATERFGGRMGQSMSQALSGLLINAPAAVFRQETALVRERMARETLVTRRGHVRVTAHRVGKGALWRLDESVESAHRSGDHIALPMMVVSPNDTILSMNDAMRDTLGRRARRLSEVFLKLPLVPGQRRSVQTATKTIDVLPVEVRAVDGRREVYLLPAGGQAGINDDGVAARAFEALPVALVHIGGDGEVLAFNQHAQALLGLTPGEGPYLSDLVEGLGRPVEDWIRDTLEERIPHRPEVLRAKRREEDCFLQITLGRIATSKGPSLLAVLHDATELKTLEQQFVQSQKMQAIGELAGGVAHDFNNLLTAITGHCDLLLLRHDQGDPDYGDLVQINQNANRAASLVGQLLAFSRKQTLQPELLDLRDTMGELTHLLNRLVGEKVQLHLSHDPALLPIRADRRQLDQVLMNIVVNARDAMPDGGVIDIETRMVRLPEPLRRDEAEVPAGQYVSIRVSDEGVGIAPDKLSRIFEPFYTTKGVGEGTGLGLSMVYGIIKQTGGYIFADSTVGQGTTFTIYCPAHDRLADEFSSPTKERHTSPAELSAIDAVSATTQSEPPAVSPTDGVVLLVEDEAPVRAFASRALRLRGYTVLEAENAEEALEKLRDSALAIDVFVTDVVMPGMDGPSWVREALKSRPGVKVVFVSGYAEDALDKTSEEIPNSVFLPKPFSLSDLTATVQRQLH, encoded by the coding sequence GTGGCGGATCAGGCGGTGGTGCCCGAGAAGTTAGCTGTGCCGATTGGGGCGGCTTCGCGACAGTCGTGGTTGCTCTTCGGATTGGCAATCGTGTGTGCTGGCCTTGCCTGGTATGTGCCGTCGCAGGCTGGATCTCTGATGCTGTTCGCGGCTTCTGGCTCTATTATTGCTGTCGCGATGCTGCTGCTGCTGACATCACATTTCCAAGAGAAGCGTGATCGCCGGGCTTTGGTGCAAGCGGCAGATTTGATCGACCTTGATCCGGCCCCGTGTTTTTGCACCGATGAGTATGGGGCCATTGTGGCTCAAAATCTTTCGGCGACGGAGCGGTTCGGTGGCCGAATGGGGCAGTCAATGTCCCAGGCTCTGTCTGGCCTGTTGATCAATGCCCCCGCAGCGGTGTTTCGGCAGGAAACCGCCCTGGTGCGGGAGCGGATGGCGCGCGAAACACTCGTGACACGGCGCGGCCATGTACGCGTGACCGCGCATCGTGTCGGTAAAGGGGCGCTCTGGCGGCTGGATGAGAGTGTCGAAAGCGCTCATCGCAGTGGTGATCATATCGCGCTGCCGATGATGGTGGTCAGTCCGAATGATACGATTCTGTCGATGAATGATGCGATGCGCGACACGCTCGGGCGGCGGGCGCGGAGGCTATCTGAGGTGTTTTTGAAACTGCCCCTCGTGCCGGGGCAGAGGCGGAGCGTTCAGACGGCGACCAAAACCATCGATGTGCTCCCGGTAGAGGTCAGGGCTGTCGACGGGCGGCGCGAGGTCTACTTGCTCCCTGCGGGTGGTCAGGCCGGCATCAACGATGATGGTGTCGCCGCGCGGGCCTTTGAGGCACTGCCTGTCGCATTGGTCCATATCGGGGGCGATGGCGAGGTTCTGGCTTTCAACCAACATGCGCAGGCGCTCCTCGGCCTCACGCCTGGTGAGGGGCCTTATCTGTCGGACTTGGTCGAAGGTCTCGGACGGCCGGTCGAGGATTGGATCCGCGATACACTTGAGGAACGCATTCCGCATCGCCCAGAGGTGCTGCGCGCCAAGCGCCGGGAAGAAGACTGTTTTCTCCAAATCACGCTCGGGCGGATCGCCACTAGCAAAGGCCCGTCGCTCTTGGCCGTGCTTCATGATGCGACAGAGTTGAAAACGCTGGAACAGCAGTTTGTCCAAAGCCAGAAGATGCAGGCGATTGGCGAACTGGCGGGCGGTGTCGCCCATGACTTTAACAATCTGCTCACTGCGATCACGGGACACTGCGATCTTCTGCTCTTGCGCCATGATCAGGGTGATCCGGATTACGGTGATCTCGTTCAGATCAACCAGAACGCCAACCGCGCGGCGAGCTTGGTCGGGCAGCTACTTGCCTTCTCTCGGAAGCAGACCTTGCAGCCTGAGCTATTGGATCTGCGAGATACGATGGGGGAGTTGACCCATCTTCTAAATCGGCTGGTTGGTGAGAAGGTTCAGCTGCACCTGTCTCATGACCCTGCGCTTTTGCCGATCCGCGCAGATCGGCGTCAACTCGATCAAGTTTTGATGAACATTGTGGTCAATGCGCGGGATGCAATGCCAGACGGCGGTGTCATCGATATCGAAACCCGCATGGTTCGGTTGCCCGAACCCTTGCGCCGAGACGAAGCAGAAGTTCCTGCCGGACAATATGTCAGCATTCGCGTCAGCGATGAGGGTGTCGGCATTGCACCAGACAAGCTAAGTCGGATTTTTGAGCCGTTTTATACGACTAAGGGTGTCGGCGAAGGTACGGGTCTGGGATTGTCCATGGTGTATGGGATTATCAAGCAGACCGGTGGCTATATCTTCGCCGATAGCACCGTGGGGCAAGGAACGACATTCACGATATACTGTCCTGCCCATGATCGCCTCGCAGACGAGTTTTCGTCACCAACAAAAGAGCGGCACACGTCGCCGGCTGAGCTCAGCGCCATAGATGCTGTCTCCGCAACCACTCAATCTGAACCGCCTGCAGTCAGCCCGACGGATGGCGTTGTCTTATTGGTCGAGGACGAAGCCCCGGTTCGGGCCTTCGCCTCGCGAGCCCTCCGGTTGCGAGGGTATACCGTCCTGGAGGCTGAAAATGCTGAAGAGGCTTTGGAAAAACTACGAGATTCTGCCTTGGCTATCGACGTCTTTGTGACTGATGTTGTGATGCCAGGTATGGATGGGCCGAGTTGGGTTCGGGAAGCGCTAAAGAGCCGTCCTGGAGTAAAAGTGGTCTTTGTCTCGGGCTATGCCGAAGACGCGTTGGACAAGACCAGCGAAGAGATTCCCAATTCAGTTTTCTTGCCAAAGCCGTTTTCCTTGTCGGATTTGACAGCAACGGTTCAGCGCCAATTGCATTAG